In one window of Chelmon rostratus isolate fCheRos1 chromosome 19, fCheRos1.pri, whole genome shotgun sequence DNA:
- the spp1 gene encoding osteopontin isoform X1: MKVAVVFVLLFATVLCRPARKVADSSSESSEEVVKQPAAPALRKPAAVAEPVQNIVAAAAAGSDESTESSDEDEVAAQAPVEVKSDITDAATSSDTASVSSKDSEDSDDDDDEAEENESEDEDESSDSSESGESSTPAPTTVTPMIVTEEPVAETTPDSIVPTIVTDTDAGRGDSLGGYPSDYKSIVYGEDKSYHKVPVPYKSYEFVGTGKKMAYDMTEGNEVEKSLQVYKVQALQVHSDLLEEDTSTPEVESQGLDASSGTSQDQDLSPRQAALPEEESTSTSDATTSESESSSTPEEEEEEESASSASDSASTSQESETEESQSSEETTATPGAADSDSDESDSAESDSDEEKAGPDATTDMPVVITAK; encoded by the exons ATGAAAGTGGCCGTTGTTTTCGTTCTGCTCTTCGCCACAGTCCTCTGTCGGCCG gCAAGAAAAGTTGCTGATAGCAGTTCAGAGAGCTCTGAGGAAGTG GTGAAAcaaccagcagctccagccctCAGGAAACCGGCAGCAGTGGCAGAACCTGTACAG AACATTGTAGCAGCAGCCGCTGCTGGCTCAGACGAGAGCACGGAGAGTTCAGATGAAGACGAG GTGGCAGCACAGGCTCCAGTAGAAGTCAAATCTGACATCACAGACGCAGCTACATCCTCAGACACAGCCTCCGTCAGCAgcaaagacagtgaagacagcgacgacgatgacgatgaagcagaggagaac GAAAGCGAGGACGAGGATGAATCTAGCGACAGCTCAGAGTCTGGCGAGTCCTCCACCCCTGCTCCCACCACCGTCACCCCTATGATTGTGACAGAGGAGCCCGTGGCCGAAACCACTCCTGACTCCATCGTGCCCACCATTGTCACCGACACAGATGCGGGCCGTGGCGACAGCTTGGGAGGCTACCCTAGCGACTATAAGTCCATTGTCTACGGGGAGGACAAATCCTACCACAAGGTTCCTGTTCCCTACAAGTCCTACGAGTTCGTCGGCACAGGAAAGAAGATGGCCTACGACATGACTGAAGGCAATGAGGTGGAGAAGTCGCTGCAGGTGTACAAGGTACAG GCTCTCCAGGTCCACTCCGATCTCCTGGAGGAAGACACCAGCACCCCTGAGGTGGAGAGCCAGGGCCTGGACGCCTCCTCCGGCACCTCACAGGACCAAGACCTCAGCCCCCGCCAAGCCGCCCTCCCCGAGGAGGAGAGCACGAGCACCAGCGACGCCACCACCAGCGAAAGCGAGAGCTCCAGCAccccagaggaagaggaggaggaggagagcgccAGCAGCGCCAGCGACAGCGCCAGCACCAGCCAGGAGTCAGAGACCGAGGAGAGCCAGAGCAGCGAGGAGACCACAGCCACGCCAGGAGCCGCCGACAGCGACTCAGATGAGAGTGACAGCGCTGAGAGTGACTCAGATGAGGAGAAGGCGGGACCTGACGCCACCACTGACATGCCAGTGGTGATCACTGCCAAATAA
- the spp1 gene encoding osteopontin isoform X2 yields MKVAVVFVLLFATVLCRPARKVADSSSESSEEVVKQPAAPALRKPAAVAEPVQNIVAAAAAGSDESTESSDEDEVAAQAPVEVKSDITDAATSSDTASVSSKDSEDSDDDDDEAEENESEDEDESSDSSESGESSTPAPTTVTPMIVTEEPVAETTPDSIVPTIVTDTDAGRGDSLGGYPSDYKSIVYGEDKSYHKVPVPYKSYEFVGTGKKMAYDMTEGNEVEKSLQVYKALQVHSDLLEEDTSTPEVESQGLDASSGTSQDQDLSPRQAALPEEESTSTSDATTSESESSSTPEEEEEEESASSASDSASTSQESETEESQSSEETTATPGAADSDSDESDSAESDSDEEKAGPDATTDMPVVITAK; encoded by the exons ATGAAAGTGGCCGTTGTTTTCGTTCTGCTCTTCGCCACAGTCCTCTGTCGGCCG gCAAGAAAAGTTGCTGATAGCAGTTCAGAGAGCTCTGAGGAAGTG GTGAAAcaaccagcagctccagccctCAGGAAACCGGCAGCAGTGGCAGAACCTGTACAG AACATTGTAGCAGCAGCCGCTGCTGGCTCAGACGAGAGCACGGAGAGTTCAGATGAAGACGAG GTGGCAGCACAGGCTCCAGTAGAAGTCAAATCTGACATCACAGACGCAGCTACATCCTCAGACACAGCCTCCGTCAGCAgcaaagacagtgaagacagcgacgacgatgacgatgaagcagaggagaac GAAAGCGAGGACGAGGATGAATCTAGCGACAGCTCAGAGTCTGGCGAGTCCTCCACCCCTGCTCCCACCACCGTCACCCCTATGATTGTGACAGAGGAGCCCGTGGCCGAAACCACTCCTGACTCCATCGTGCCCACCATTGTCACCGACACAGATGCGGGCCGTGGCGACAGCTTGGGAGGCTACCCTAGCGACTATAAGTCCATTGTCTACGGGGAGGACAAATCCTACCACAAGGTTCCTGTTCCCTACAAGTCCTACGAGTTCGTCGGCACAGGAAAGAAGATGGCCTACGACATGACTGAAGGCAATGAGGTGGAGAAGTCGCTGCAGGTGTACAAG GCTCTCCAGGTCCACTCCGATCTCCTGGAGGAAGACACCAGCACCCCTGAGGTGGAGAGCCAGGGCCTGGACGCCTCCTCCGGCACCTCACAGGACCAAGACCTCAGCCCCCGCCAAGCCGCCCTCCCCGAGGAGGAGAGCACGAGCACCAGCGACGCCACCACCAGCGAAAGCGAGAGCTCCAGCAccccagaggaagaggaggaggaggagagcgccAGCAGCGCCAGCGACAGCGCCAGCACCAGCCAGGAGTCAGAGACCGAGGAGAGCCAGAGCAGCGAGGAGACCACAGCCACGCCAGGAGCCGCCGACAGCGACTCAGATGAGAGTGACAGCGCTGAGAGTGACTCAGATGAGGAGAAGGCGGGACCTGACGCCACCACTGACATGCCAGTGGTGATCACTGCCAAATAA